A genomic region of Phragmites australis chromosome 2, lpPhrAust1.1, whole genome shotgun sequence contains the following coding sequences:
- the LOC133908373 gene encoding protein SLENDER RICE1-LIKE 1-like — MAMGGAFPFQWPTEPADAGLDVSLSPLPTVVPDAGLAYYAAAEDMRAMALPDFAFPSTAADAALAAIRREEEEAAGIRLVHLLMSCAGAVQTGDHALASAHLADAHAALAAVSAASGIGCVAVHFTAALSRRLFPPASSPPPAADADHAFLYHHFYEAGPYLKFAHFTANQAILEAVQGCPHVHIIDFSLVQGLQWPALIQALALRPGGPPFMRLTGIGPPSPPGRDDLRDVGVRLADLARSVRVHFSFRGVAANRLDEIRPWMLQVSQGEAVVVNSVLQLHRLLANPPAADWAPIDAVLDCVASVRPRVFTVVEQEADHNKPGFLDRFTEALFYYSAVFDSLDAASGGAGDAVAEAYLEREIRDIVCSEGADRRERHEPLRRWRDRLVRAGLSAVPLGASALRQARMLVGLFSGEGHCVEEAEGCLMLGWHGRPLFSASAWRVEENHQSADSNVDGSSGGEESNISCSS; from the coding sequence ATGGCCATGGGCGGCGCGTTCCCGTTCCAGTGGCCCACGGAGCCCGCGGACGCCGGGCTCGACGTCAGCCTGTCGCCTCTGCCCACCGTGGTCCCCGACGCCGGGTTGGCGTACTACGCGGCGGCAGAGGACATGCGCGCGATGGCGCTCCCTGATTTCGCTTTCCCGAGCACCGCGGCCGACGCCGCGTTGGCGGCGAttcggcgggaggaggaggaggccgccggcatccggctggtccacctcctcatgAGCTGCGCCGGCGCCGTCCAGACGGGCGACCACGCGCTCGCGTCCGCGCACCTGGCGGACGCGCACGCCGCGCTCGCGGCCGTCTCGGCCGCCTCCGGCATCGGCTGCGTCGCCGTCCACTTCACCGCCGCGCTCTCCCGTCGGCTGTTCCCTCCTGCGTCATCGCCTCCGCCCGCCGCCGACGCGGACCACGCCTTCCTCTACCACCACTTCTACGAGGCGGGGCCCTACCTCAAGTTCGCGCACTTCACGGCCAACCAGGCCATCCTCGAGGCCGTCCAAGGTTGCCCCCACGTCCACATCATCGACTTCAGCCTCGTGCAGGGCCTCCAGTGGCCCGCCCTGATCCAGGCCCTCGCCCTCCGCCCCGGCGGGCCGCCGTTCATGCGCCTCACCGGCATTGGCCCGCCCTCCCCTCCCGGCCGCGACGACCTCCGCGACGTCGGGGTCCGCCTCGCCGACCTCGCGCGCTCCGTTCGCGTCCACTTCTCCTTCCGCGGGGTCGCCGCCAACCGCCTCGACGAAATCCGACCCTGGATGCTGCAGGTATCGCAAGGCGAGGCCGTCGTCGTCAACTCCGTGCTCCAGCTACACCGCCTCCTCGCCAACCCGCCCGCCGCCGACTGGGCGCCCATCGACGCCGTCCTCGACTGCGTGGCATCCGTGCGTCCCAGGGTCTTCACTGTCGTCGAGCAGGAGGCCGACCACAACAAGCCGGGCTTTCTGGACCGGTTCACGGAGGCGCTGTTCTACTACTCGGCGGTGTTCGACTCCCTGGacgcggcgagcggcggcgcgggcgacGCGGTGGCCGAGGCGTACCTGGAGCGGGAGATCCGCGACATCGTGTGCAGCGAGGGCGCGGACCGCAGGGAGCGGCACGAGCCGCTGCGGCGGTGGCGAGACAGGCTGGTCCGCGCGGGGCTGAGCGCCGTGCCGCTCGGGGCCAGCGCGCTGCGGCAGGCGAGGATGCTGGTGGGGCTGTTCTCCGGCGAGGGCCATTGcgtggaggaggccgaagggTGCCTGATGCTCGGGTGGCATGGGCGGCCGCTCTTCTCGGCGTCCGCGTGGCGAGTGGAAGAGAACCACCAGAGTGCTGATAGCAACGTGGACGGCAGCAGCGGCGGTGAGGAGAGCAACATCAGCTGTAGCAGCTAG